A section of the Roseomonas marmotae genome encodes:
- the fsa gene encoding fructose-6-phosphate aldolase → MKFFVDTAEVSEIRSLAELGMVDGVTTNPSLIAKSGRKMAEVIAEICAITPGHVSAEVTATDYEGMLAEGRFLRNIAANVAVKVPLTEAGLRTCRTLSEEGTPVNVTLCFSATQALLAAKAGATYISPFVGRLDDLAQDGMQLIEDIVTIYDNYPAIKTEVLVASIRHPLHLAQAAKIGAGVATLPPAVIRQLIKHPLTDRGLEAFLADWKKTGQSIL, encoded by the coding sequence ATGAAGTTCTTTGTGGATACCGCTGAGGTATCCGAAATCCGCTCGCTCGCCGAACTCGGCATGGTCGACGGCGTCACCACCAATCCCTCGCTGATCGCCAAGTCCGGCCGCAAGATGGCCGAGGTCATCGCCGAAATCTGCGCCATCACGCCCGGCCATGTCTCCGCCGAGGTCACGGCGACCGACTATGAGGGCATGCTGGCCGAGGGGCGCTTCCTGCGCAACATCGCCGCCAATGTCGCGGTGAAGGTTCCGCTGACCGAGGCCGGGCTCCGCACCTGCCGCACCCTGTCGGAGGAGGGCACGCCGGTCAATGTCACCCTCTGCTTCTCCGCCACCCAGGCGCTGCTCGCGGCCAAGGCGGGCGCCACCTACATCTCGCCCTTCGTCGGCCGGCTGGACGACCTGGCGCAGGATGGCATGCAGCTGATCGAGGACATCGTCACGATCTACGACAACTATCCCGCGATCAAGACCGAGGTGCTGGTGGCCTCCATCCGCCACCCGCTGCACCTGGCGCAGGCCGCCAAGATCGGCGCCGGCGTCGCCACCCTGCCGCCCGCCGTCATCCGCCAGCTGATCAAGCACCCGCTGACGGACCGTGGCCTGGAAGCCTTCCTGGCGGACTGGAAGAAGACGGGGCAGAGCAT
- a CDS encoding primosomal protein N', producing the protein MSAARRKAGGSPQAAPRPRLRVLLPLPLAGAYDYRVPAGMEPPPPGTFVQVPLGGRETTGVVWDGEADPELPERKLRDITHLLDVPPMTASLRRFVEWVAAYTVAPPGAVLRMAMSSPSALEPPMAKAGWRVSAGGRAALARGKGLTGGRQRVLETMLGELDGEAHLAATIVGRAGVSSGVLRGMADAGLLEPALIERGVEFPRPDLARGGPGLSEAQRVAAEGMRKAVASRSFGVTLLSGVTGSGKTEVYLEAVAECLAQGRQALVLLPEIALSAQWLERFEARFGCPPALWHSELGSKRRRDTWRALAEGRVQALVGARSALFLPFPDLGLIVVDEEHETAFKQEDGVIYHARDMAVVRARLNDAACVLASATPSLETLTNVETGRYSVLHLPTRHGGATLPSVETIDQRVTPPERGRFLSPPLVQAVRDAIERGEQAMLFLNRRGYAPLTLCRTCGHRMRCPNCTAWLVEHRVQRRLQCHHCGHAEPIPPHCPECGAEGSLTPLGPGVERVQEEAAELFPDARRLVMASDTLPGPAAAAEAARAISAREVDLIIGTQIVAKGWHFPHLTLVGVVDADLGLAGGDLRAAERTVQLLHQVAGRAGRAEAPGRVLLQSWNPEHPVMQALISGDLDGFMRAEAEQRRPGHWPPFGRLAALIVSAEDEREADTTARDLGIEAPGGDGVEVLGPAPAPLAMLRGRHRRRLLIKVRRDVPVQPLLREWLSRVRVPASVKVQVDVDPVSFL; encoded by the coding sequence ATGAGCGCGGCGAGACGAAAGGCCGGCGGGAGTCCGCAGGCCGCCCCGCGCCCGCGCCTGCGGGTTCTGCTGCCGCTGCCTTTGGCCGGCGCCTACGACTACCGCGTGCCGGCGGGCATGGAGCCGCCGCCGCCCGGTACCTTCGTGCAGGTGCCGCTGGGCGGGCGGGAGACGACCGGCGTGGTCTGGGATGGCGAGGCCGACCCGGAGCTGCCGGAGCGCAAGCTGCGCGACATCACCCATCTGCTGGATGTGCCGCCGATGACGGCCAGCCTGCGGCGCTTCGTGGAATGGGTGGCGGCCTATACCGTCGCCCCGCCCGGCGCGGTGCTGCGCATGGCCATGAGCAGCCCCTCGGCGCTGGAGCCGCCGATGGCCAAGGCGGGCTGGCGCGTCTCGGCCGGCGGGCGTGCCGCGCTGGCGCGGGGCAAGGGGCTGACCGGCGGCCGCCAACGGGTGCTGGAGACCATGCTGGGCGAGCTGGATGGCGAGGCGCATCTGGCCGCCACCATTGTTGGCCGGGCCGGCGTCTCCTCCGGCGTGCTGCGGGGCATGGCCGATGCGGGGCTGCTGGAGCCGGCGCTGATCGAGCGTGGGGTGGAGTTCCCCCGGCCGGACCTCGCGCGCGGCGGGCCCGGGCTGAGCGAGGCGCAGCGCGTCGCCGCCGAGGGCATGCGGAAGGCGGTGGCCAGCAGGTCCTTCGGCGTCACGCTGCTCTCCGGAGTCACTGGCTCCGGCAAGACGGAAGTCTACCTGGAGGCCGTGGCGGAATGCCTGGCGCAGGGCCGGCAGGCGCTGGTGCTGCTGCCGGAGATCGCGCTTTCGGCCCAGTGGCTGGAGCGTTTCGAGGCCCGGTTCGGCTGCCCGCCCGCGCTCTGGCACTCGGAGCTGGGCAGCAAGCGCCGCCGCGATACTTGGCGTGCCCTGGCGGAGGGGCGGGTGCAGGCGCTGGTCGGCGCGCGCTCGGCGCTGTTCCTGCCCTTCCCCGATCTCGGCCTGATCGTGGTGGATGAGGAGCACGAGACCGCCTTCAAGCAGGAGGACGGCGTCATCTACCACGCCCGGGACATGGCGGTGGTGCGCGCCCGGCTGAACGACGCCGCCTGCGTGCTGGCCTCCGCCACGCCGAGCCTGGAGACGCTGACCAATGTGGAGACGGGGCGCTATTCCGTGCTGCACCTGCCCACCCGGCATGGCGGCGCCACCCTGCCCAGCGTGGAGACCATCGACCAGCGGGTGACGCCGCCCGAGCGCGGCCGCTTCCTCAGCCCGCCGCTGGTGCAGGCGGTGCGGGACGCGATCGAGCGCGGGGAGCAGGCCATGCTCTTCCTGAACCGCCGCGGCTATGCGCCGCTGACGCTGTGCCGCACCTGCGGCCACCGGATGCGCTGCCCCAATTGCACGGCCTGGCTGGTGGAGCACCGCGTCCAGCGCCGGCTGCAATGCCACCACTGCGGCCATGCCGAGCCGATCCCGCCCCATTGCCCGGAATGCGGCGCCGAAGGCAGCCTGACGCCCCTCGGCCCCGGCGTGGAGCGGGTGCAGGAGGAGGCGGCGGAGCTGTTCCCCGATGCCCGCCGGCTGGTGATGGCCAGCGATACCCTGCCGGGCCCTGCCGCGGCGGCCGAGGCCGCGCGCGCCATCTCGGCGCGGGAGGTGGACCTGATCATCGGCACGCAGATCGTCGCCAAGGGCTGGCACTTCCCGCATCTGACGCTGGTGGGAGTGGTGGATGCCGATCTCGGCCTGGCGGGCGGCGACCTGCGGGCGGCCGAGCGCACGGTGCAGCTGCTGCACCAGGTGGCCGGCCGCGCCGGCCGTGCCGAGGCACCGGGGCGGGTGCTGCTGCAATCCTGGAACCCCGAGCATCCCGTGATGCAGGCGCTGATCTCCGGCGACCTGGACGGCTTCATGCGGGCCGAGGCCGAGCAGCGCAGGCCGGGCCACTGGCCACCTTTCGGCCGCCTCGCCGCGCTGATCGTCAGTGCCGAGGATGAGCGGGAGGCCGATACCACGGCGCGCGACCTGGGAATCGAGGCGCCGGGCGGGGATGGGGTGGAGGTGCTCGGCCCGGCCCCGGCGCCGCTGGCCATGCTGCGCGGCCGCCACAGGCGGCGGCTGCTGATCAAGGTCCGGCGTGACGTGCCGGTGCAGCCGCTCCTGCGGGAATGGCTCTCCCGCGTCCGTGTGCCGGCCTCGGTGAAGGTGCAGGTCGATGTGGACCCGGTGAGCTTCCTTTGA
- a CDS encoding F0F1 ATP synthase subunit delta, which translates to MASEAPTASPNTSPTVGQASGLARRYALALLELAKEKKEIDRIAADLDRLFALWREDAAFRSFVGDPRLDAGAQRRGAFAILERVGITGEVRNLLGVLITNRRLGHLAEVISAFGALLAEQRGQQTADVATAHPLTDVQRTQLTARLVEAGYSNVKLVERVDPSLLGGLVVRIGSRLFDSSIKSKLQRMQYAMKGAA; encoded by the coding sequence GTGGCCTCCGAAGCGCCGACCGCCTCGCCGAACACGTCCCCCACCGTTGGCCAAGCCAGCGGCCTCGCCCGGCGTTATGCGCTGGCTTTGCTGGAACTCGCCAAGGAGAAGAAGGAGATCGACCGCATCGCGGCCGATCTCGACCGGCTGTTCGCGCTGTGGCGCGAGGATGCCGCCTTCCGCTCCTTCGTCGGGGATCCGCGCCTGGATGCGGGGGCGCAGCGTCGTGGCGCCTTCGCGATCCTGGAGCGCGTTGGCATCACTGGCGAGGTGCGTAACCTGCTGGGCGTGCTGATCACCAACCGTCGCCTGGGTCATCTGGCCGAGGTGATCTCCGCCTTCGGGGCGCTCCTGGCCGAACAGCGCGGTCAGCAGACCGCCGACGTGGCCACCGCCCATCCGCTGACCGACGTCCAGCGCACGCAGCTGACTGCGCGCCTGGTCGAGGCCGGCTATTCCAACGTCAAGCTGGTCGAACGTGTCGATCCCTCCCTGCTGGGTGGGCTCGTGGTGCGTATCGGGTCCCGGCTTTTCGACAGCTCGATCAAGTCCAAGCTGCAGCGCATGCAGTATGCCATGAAGGGGGCCGCCTGA
- the atpA gene encoding F0F1 ATP synthase subunit alpha, with the protein MDIRPAEISEILKQQIAGFDAEANVAEVGTVLTVGDGIARVYGLQNVMAGELVEFPSAGLKGMALNLETDNVGIVIFGDDTHVKEGDTVQRTGDIVSVPTGRGLLGRVVDGLGNPIDGKGPLVDVTQQIVEVKAPGIIPRKSVHEPMQTGIKAIDALIPIGRGQRELIIGDRQTGKTAVIIDTIINQKPINQGTDESKKLYTIYVAIGQKRSTVAQLVRTLEENGALEYSIIVAATASDPAPMQFLAPYTGCAMGEYFRDNGMHAVIFYDDLSKQAVAYRQMSLLLRRPPGREAYPGDVFYLHSRLLERAAKMGEAAGLGSLTALPVIETQAGDVSAYIPTNVISITDGQIFLETELFYKGIRPAVNVGLSVSRVGSAAQIKAMKQVAGKIKLELAQYREMAAFAQFASDLDASTQALLARGARLTELLKQPQFQPVPVEEQVVSLFSGTRGYLDKLPVNKVGEFERRMLSEIRAQKPEILAGIRDKKELTKDNEAALVSFLDNFAKSFS; encoded by the coding sequence ATGGATATCCGTCCCGCCGAGATCTCGGAGATCCTGAAGCAGCAGATCGCCGGCTTCGATGCCGAAGCGAATGTTGCCGAGGTCGGCACCGTCTTGACCGTGGGCGACGGCATTGCCCGCGTCTACGGCCTGCAGAATGTCATGGCCGGTGAGCTGGTGGAGTTCCCCTCCGCCGGCCTGAAGGGCATGGCGCTGAACCTCGAGACCGACAACGTCGGTATCGTGATCTTCGGCGACGATACGCACGTCAAGGAAGGCGACACCGTCCAGCGCACGGGCGACATCGTCTCCGTCCCGACCGGCCGCGGCCTGCTGGGGCGCGTCGTGGACGGCCTGGGCAATCCGATCGACGGCAAGGGTCCGCTGGTCGACGTGACCCAGCAGATCGTCGAGGTGAAGGCGCCGGGCATCATTCCGCGCAAGTCCGTGCATGAGCCGATGCAGACCGGCATCAAGGCGATCGACGCCCTGATCCCGATCGGCCGTGGCCAGCGCGAGCTGATCATCGGCGATCGCCAGACCGGCAAGACGGCGGTGATCATCGACACGATCATCAATCAGAAGCCGATCAACCAGGGCACGGACGAGAGCAAGAAGCTCTACACGATCTACGTCGCCATTGGTCAGAAGCGCTCCACCGTCGCGCAGCTCGTGCGCACGCTGGAAGAGAACGGCGCGCTCGAATACTCCATCATCGTCGCCGCCACCGCTTCCGACCCGGCGCCGATGCAGTTCCTGGCGCCGTACACCGGCTGCGCCATGGGCGAGTATTTCCGCGACAACGGCATGCATGCCGTCATCTTCTACGACGATCTGTCGAAGCAGGCCGTCGCCTACCGCCAGATGTCGCTGCTGCTGCGCCGTCCGCCGGGCCGCGAGGCCTATCCGGGCGACGTCTTCTACCTGCACTCCCGCCTGCTGGAGCGCGCCGCGAAGATGGGTGAGGCCGCCGGCCTCGGCTCTCTGACCGCGCTGCCGGTGATCGAGACGCAGGCGGGCGACGTGTCCGCCTACATCCCGACCAACGTGATCTCCATCACGGACGGCCAGATCTTCCTGGAGACCGAGCTGTTCTATAAGGGCATCCGCCCTGCCGTGAACGTCGGTCTGTCCGTGTCCCGCGTCGGCTCCGCCGCCCAGATCAAGGCGATGAAGCAGGTCGCCGGCAAGATCAAGCTGGAGCTGGCCCAGTACCGCGAAATGGCGGCCTTCGCCCAGTTCGCTTCCGACCTGGACGCCTCCACCCAGGCCCTGCTGGCCCGTGGCGCGCGCCTGACGGAGCTGCTGAAGCAGCCGCAGTTCCAGCCCGTGCCGGTCGAGGAGCAGGTGGTTTCCCTGTTCTCCGGCACGCGCGGCTACCTGGACAAGCTGCCGGTGAACAAGGTCGGTGAATTCGAGCGCCGCATGCTGTCCGAGATCCGTGCCCAGAAGCCCGAGATCCTGGCCGGCATCCGCGACAAGAAGGAGCTGACCAAGGACAACGAAGCCGCGCTGGTGTCCTTCCTGGACAACTTCGCCAAGTCCTTCTCCTGA
- a CDS encoding F0F1 ATP synthase subunit gamma — protein MANLKDLRGRINSVKSTRKITQAMKMVAAAKLRRAQQQAEAARPYAERMERMLGSLGAAVAGNPDAPKLLVGSGRDAVHLLVVVTADRGLAGAFNTNVGRFARNHIRELEAQGKTVKVITVGRKGAAYLKRELASRVIEEINYVGKKRVGFEEADTLATRITAMLEAGEFDVCTLIYNRFRNVISQVPSAQQLIPAVLPEAAPAEGAQAWYEYEPDEATILAQLLPKNLAIQLYRALLENSAGFFGSQMNAMDNATRNAGDMINKLTLTYNRTRQANITRELIEIISGAEAL, from the coding sequence ATGGCCAACCTGAAGGACCTGCGGGGGCGCATCAACAGCGTCAAATCCACCCGCAAGATCACGCAGGCGATGAAAATGGTCGCGGCGGCGAAGCTCCGCCGCGCCCAGCAGCAGGCCGAGGCCGCGCGCCCCTATGCCGAGCGCATGGAGCGGATGCTGGGCTCGCTCGGCGCTGCCGTCGCCGGCAATCCGGACGCACCGAAGCTGCTGGTGGGCTCGGGCCGCGACGCCGTGCACCTGCTGGTGGTCGTCACCGCGGATCGCGGCCTGGCGGGCGCGTTCAACACGAATGTCGGCCGCTTCGCCCGCAACCACATCCGTGAGCTGGAAGCCCAGGGCAAGACGGTGAAGGTCATCACCGTCGGCCGCAAGGGCGCCGCCTACCTGAAGCGCGAGCTGGCGAGCCGGGTGATCGAAGAGATCAACTATGTCGGCAAGAAGCGCGTGGGATTCGAGGAGGCCGACACCCTGGCCACCCGCATCACCGCGATGCTGGAAGCCGGCGAGTTCGATGTCTGCACGCTCATCTACAACCGCTTCCGCAACGTCATCTCCCAGGTGCCCTCCGCGCAGCAGCTGATTCCGGCTGTGCTGCCCGAGGCCGCCCCGGCGGAAGGCGCGCAGGCCTGGTATGAGTATGAGCCGGACGAGGCCACCATCCTCGCCCAGCTGCTGCCGAAGAACCTTGCGATCCAGCTCTATCGCGCGCTCCTGGAGAACTCTGCCGGCTTCTTCGGCAGCCAGATGAACGCGATGGACAATGCGACCCGCAATGCCGGCGATATGATCAACAAGCTGACCCTGACCTACAACCGCACGCGTCAGGCCAACATCACCCGGGAGTTGATTGAGATCATCTCCGGTGCTGAAGCGCTCTGA
- the atpD gene encoding F0F1 ATP synthase subunit beta, which produces MKNNVGKVTQVLGAVVDVQFPSELPGMLNALQVKIGERTLVLEVAQHLGERTVRTIAMDTTDGLVRGAEVVDTGKGISVPVGEGTLGRILNVIGEPIDERGPVPAEKTYTIHRAAPAFEDQATSAEVLVTGIKVIDLLAPYLKGGKVGLFGGAGVGKTVTIQELINNIAKGHGGVSVFAGVGERTREGNDLYHEMIDAGVIKLGEKDTAGSKVALVYGQMNEPPGARARVALSGLSMAEYFRDEQGQDVLFFIDNIFRFTQAGAEVSALLGRIPSAVGYQPTLATDMGALQERITSTKKGSITSVQAIYVPADDLTDPAPAASFAHLDATTVLNRSIAELGIFPAVDPLDSTSRALDPRIIGEEHYQVARDVQRILQTYKSLQDIIAILGMDELSEEDKLIVARARKIQRFLSQPFHVAEVFTGTPGVFVKIEDTVRSFAGIVKGDYDHLPEAAFYMVGTIEEAVKKAETLKAAA; this is translated from the coding sequence ATGAAGAACAACGTCGGCAAGGTTACGCAGGTCCTCGGCGCCGTCGTGGACGTGCAGTTCCCCTCTGAGCTGCCGGGCATGCTGAACGCGCTGCAGGTGAAGATCGGCGAGCGCACCCTGGTGCTCGAGGTCGCGCAGCACCTGGGCGAGCGCACCGTGCGCACCATCGCCATGGACACCACGGACGGCCTGGTCCGTGGCGCCGAGGTGGTCGATACCGGCAAGGGCATCTCCGTGCCGGTGGGTGAGGGCACGCTGGGCCGCATCCTGAACGTCATCGGCGAGCCGATCGACGAGCGCGGCCCGGTCCCGGCCGAGAAGACCTACACCATCCACCGTGCCGCCCCGGCCTTCGAGGACCAGGCCACCTCGGCCGAGGTTCTGGTGACGGGCATCAAGGTCATCGACCTGCTGGCCCCCTACTTGAAGGGCGGCAAGGTCGGCCTCTTCGGTGGCGCGGGCGTCGGCAAGACCGTGACCATCCAGGAGCTGATCAACAACATCGCCAAGGGCCATGGCGGCGTGTCGGTCTTCGCAGGCGTGGGTGAGCGCACCCGCGAGGGCAACGACCTCTATCACGAGATGATCGATGCCGGCGTCATCAAGCTCGGCGAGAAGGACACCGCCGGTTCCAAGGTGGCGCTGGTCTATGGCCAGATGAACGAGCCGCCGGGCGCCCGCGCCCGCGTCGCGCTCTCTGGCCTGTCCATGGCGGAATACTTCCGCGATGAGCAGGGCCAGGACGTGCTCTTCTTCATCGACAACATCTTCCGCTTCACCCAGGCGGGCGCCGAGGTTTCGGCTCTGCTGGGCCGCATTCCCTCCGCGGTGGGCTACCAGCCGACGCTGGCCACCGACATGGGCGCGCTGCAGGAGCGGATCACCTCCACGAAGAAGGGCTCGATCACCTCGGTTCAGGCCATCTACGTGCCCGCCGACGATCTGACCGACCCGGCGCCCGCCGCCTCCTTCGCGCACCTTGATGCCACCACGGTGCTCAACCGCTCGATCGCTGAGCTGGGCATCTTCCCGGCCGTGGACCCGCTGGACTCCACGTCCCGCGCCCTCGACCCGCGCATCATCGGTGAGGAGCACTACCAGGTGGCGCGCGACGTGCAGCGCATCCTGCAGACCTACAAGTCGCTGCAGGACATCATCGCCATCCTGGGCATGGACGAGCTGTCGGAAGAGGACAAGCTGATCGTGGCGCGCGCGCGCAAGATCCAGCGCTTCCTCTCCCAGCCCTTCCATGTGGCCGAGGTCTTCACCGGCACGCCGGGCGTCTTCGTGAAGATCGAGGACACCGTGCGCTCCTTCGCCGGCATCGTGAAGGGCGACTACGATCACCTCCCGGAGGCCGCCTTCTACATGGTCGGCACCATCGAGGAAGCGGTGAAGAAGGCCGAAACCCTCAAGGCCGCGGCCTGA
- the atpC gene encoding ATP synthase F1 subunit epsilon produces MASFDLELVSPEKLLLSRPVEMAIIPAAEGEMGVLPGHSPMIVALRGGVIEVREAGKQPERLFVAGGFAEITPTRMTVLADEATPVSELSRAQAETRLREAQAAYEAAATETPEARERAMDRLLATRVMLDVAGAA; encoded by the coding sequence ATGGCGAGCTTCGACCTTGAACTGGTGAGCCCGGAGAAGCTGCTGCTCTCCCGCCCCGTCGAGATGGCGATCATCCCGGCGGCGGAGGGTGAGATGGGCGTCCTCCCCGGTCACTCCCCGATGATCGTCGCCCTCAGGGGCGGCGTCATCGAGGTGCGCGAGGCCGGCAAGCAGCCCGAGCGCCTCTTCGTCGCCGGTGGCTTCGCCGAGATCACGCCGACCCGCATGACCGTGCTGGCCGACGAGGCGACGCCGGTGTCTGAACTCTCCCGCGCCCAGGCCGAGACCCGGCTGCGGGAGGCGCAGGCCGCCTATGAGGCCGCTGCCACGGAGACCCCGGAAGCGCGCGAGAGGGCCATGGACCGCCTCCTGGCCACCCGCGTCATGCTGGATGTCGCCGGCGCGGCCTGA